One Halococcus hamelinensis 100A6 DNA window includes the following coding sequences:
- a CDS encoding alpha-glucuronidase family glycosyl hydrolase gives MSLESYDDCWLRYEPADGERRESYRTRCENVYASVGSPELGAVRDELRRAMTGLLEREPHLWQHPPRSVEGFLAVGTPDEMEMIADSVSTDRVAALGDGGFRIRSVEWEGAECVVVTASTDRGLVYGTFHLLRRMANGHPIDDLDVTEEPANHERVIDHWDDPFRRSVERGYAGPSIFDWERLPDLRERYVDYARLLASVGINGVVLNNVNTKIPGRGSANEFVSGKAGWQLLTQDGLEKVAALASVFRRYGVRPYLSVNYAAPMLIDDYDTADPLDPDVEEWWARKAEEVYDAIPDFGGFLVKADSEGQNGPYDYDRTHAEGANVLARALEPHGGRVWWRAFVYADHDDRAVQAYETFEPLDGEFLDNVTLQVKNGPIDFQPREPVSTLFGAMDGTDLACELQITQEYTGQGVHTCYLVPQWKEVLDFDTHASGEGSPAKDVFSGSEGAGIAGVGVVGEDPTWTGNYLSQANLYGFGRLAWDPDLDTETVTDEWVRQTFGGDPAVIDTVSGILHDSLPATVDYETGGLGLIHMMYNGEARLENHYDPSPAEWPGYHGATEDGIGIDRTSGGSGYVGQYHEPVAETYDDPETCPEELLLFFHHLPWEYELADGTTVVQRLYDNCFSGVEVVRDLRERWQALAGRIDDRRYRHVAERLEEQVVQAERWRDTLVAFFYEHSEIPDEHGRVPLTESNRAVPPRED, from the coding sequence ATGTCACTCGAATCCTACGACGATTGCTGGCTGCGATACGAGCCAGCCGACGGCGAGCGTCGTGAATCGTATCGAACGCGGTGTGAGAACGTCTACGCATCCGTGGGTTCGCCCGAACTGGGTGCCGTTCGCGACGAACTCCGACGCGCGATGACCGGGCTGCTCGAACGCGAGCCCCATCTCTGGCAGCATCCGCCGCGGTCGGTGGAGGGGTTTCTCGCGGTCGGGACGCCTGACGAGATGGAGATGATCGCGGACTCGGTTTCGACCGACCGAGTGGCGGCGCTCGGCGACGGCGGGTTCCGTATCCGGTCGGTCGAGTGGGAGGGAGCCGAGTGCGTCGTCGTTACGGCTTCGACCGACCGAGGACTAGTCTACGGTACCTTCCACCTCCTCCGTCGCATGGCGAACGGCCACCCTATCGACGACCTCGACGTCACGGAGGAACCGGCGAACCACGAGCGAGTGATCGACCACTGGGACGACCCGTTCCGACGGTCGGTCGAACGGGGCTACGCTGGTCCGTCCATCTTCGACTGGGAGCGACTTCCCGACCTCCGAGAACGGTACGTCGACTACGCCAGGCTACTGGCCTCGGTGGGGATCAACGGGGTCGTCCTCAACAACGTCAACACCAAGATCCCCGGCCGGGGGAGCGCGAACGAGTTCGTCTCCGGGAAGGCCGGCTGGCAACTCCTCACCCAGGACGGACTCGAAAAGGTCGCGGCGCTCGCGTCGGTGTTTCGGCGCTACGGGGTCCGACCTTACCTCTCGGTCAACTACGCCGCCCCGATGTTGATCGACGACTACGACACGGCCGACCCGCTCGACCCCGACGTCGAGGAGTGGTGGGCACGGAAGGCCGAGGAAGTGTACGACGCGATCCCGGATTTCGGCGGTTTTCTCGTCAAGGCCGACTCGGAGGGCCAGAACGGTCCCTACGACTACGACCGGACGCACGCCGAGGGAGCGAACGTCCTCGCGCGCGCGCTCGAACCCCACGGGGGACGGGTCTGGTGGCGCGCGTTCGTCTACGCCGACCACGACGACCGTGCGGTCCAGGCCTACGAGACGTTCGAGCCGCTCGACGGCGAGTTCCTCGACAACGTCACCCTCCAAGTCAAGAACGGTCCCATCGACTTCCAGCCCCGCGAGCCGGTGTCGACGCTGTTCGGGGCGATGGACGGGACGGACCTCGCCTGCGAACTCCAGATCACCCAGGAGTACACCGGTCAGGGCGTCCACACCTGTTATCTCGTGCCGCAGTGGAAGGAGGTTCTCGACTTCGACACGCACGCTAGCGGCGAGGGTTCCCCCGCGAAGGACGTCTTTTCCGGGAGCGAGGGCGCTGGGATCGCGGGCGTCGGCGTCGTGGGCGAGGACCCCACGTGGACGGGAAACTACCTCTCGCAGGCGAACCTCTACGGGTTCGGACGGCTGGCGTGGGACCCCGACCTCGACACCGAGACGGTCACCGACGAGTGGGTGCGACAGACGTTCGGTGGCGATCCGGCAGTTATCGACACCGTCAGTGGAATCCTCCACGATTCGTTGCCAGCCACCGTCGACTACGAGACCGGCGGCCTCGGGCTGATCCACATGATGTACAACGGCGAGGCGCGCCTCGAGAACCACTACGACCCCTCGCCGGCGGAGTGGCCGGGCTATCACGGCGCGACCGAGGACGGCATCGGGATCGACCGAACCTCGGGAGGGAGCGGTTACGTCGGCCAGTATCACGAGCCCGTCGCCGAAACCTACGACGACCCCGAAACGTGTCCCGAGGAACTGCTTCTGTTCTTCCATCACCTGCCGTGGGAGTACGAACTCGCCGACGGGACGACGGTGGTCCAACGGCTCTACGACAACTGCTTTTCGGGCGTCGAGGTGGTGCGGGACCTCCGGGAGCGATGGCAAGCACTCGCGGGCAGGATCGATGACCGACGGTATCGCCATGTGGCCGAGCGGCTCGAAGAACAGGTCGTCCAGGCCGAGCGATGGCGCGATACCCTCGTCGCGTTCTTCTACGAGCACTCCGAGATCCCGGACGAACACGGTCGGGTACCGCTGACGGAGTCGAATCGGGCCGTTCCGCCACGAGAGGACTGA
- a CDS encoding endo-1,4-beta-xylanase, translating into MTARTSLRSVAESRGFDVGAAVDADLLRNDAGYWKLLRREFTTVTPENALKMGPLRPSPDTYDFGDADAVVNFGLEYDMTVRGHTLVWHNQTPEWFEEWAYTDDGIEGFLRDHIHTVAGRYRDKIDVWDVVNEAIADDGSMRETVWYDAMGEAYLDEAFGWADDVTDADLYYNDYGADGINEKSDAVYDLITGMLDRDVPIDGVGLQLHALHDEPDPGSVAENVYRFEDLGLDVQITEMDVAYPEGEVPEDHREQQAQYYRSIVEACLDTGCETLVTWGVRDGDSWVPGWFSGLTDDPLLFDGSTPKPAYHAIMDVLAEGSD; encoded by the coding sequence ATGACAGCACGGACGAGCCTCCGTTCGGTCGCCGAATCGCGGGGATTCGACGTCGGTGCGGCGGTCGACGCCGACCTGCTCCGCAACGATGCGGGCTACTGGAAACTCCTTCGACGGGAGTTCACGACGGTGACGCCGGAGAACGCGCTCAAGATGGGACCCCTCCGACCATCGCCCGATACGTACGACTTCGGGGACGCGGACGCGGTCGTGAACTTCGGTCTGGAGTACGATATGACCGTCCGTGGACACACGCTGGTCTGGCACAACCAGACGCCCGAGTGGTTCGAGGAGTGGGCGTACACCGACGATGGGATCGAGGGGTTCCTGCGCGACCACATCCACACGGTCGCGGGGCGGTATCGAGACAAAATCGATGTCTGGGACGTGGTCAACGAGGCCATCGCCGACGATGGCTCGATGCGCGAGACGGTCTGGTACGACGCGATGGGCGAGGCGTACCTCGACGAGGCGTTCGGGTGGGCCGACGACGTTACCGACGCCGACCTCTACTACAACGACTACGGGGCCGACGGGATCAACGAGAAATCCGACGCGGTCTACGACCTCATCACGGGGATGCTCGACCGCGACGTCCCCATCGACGGCGTGGGACTCCAGCTACACGCCCTCCACGACGAACCCGATCCCGGGTCGGTCGCCGAGAACGTGTATCGGTTCGAGGACTTGGGTCTCGACGTCCAGATCACCGAGATGGACGTCGCGTACCCCGAAGGAGAAGTGCCCGAGGACCACCGCGAACAGCAAGCCCAGTACTACCGCTCCATCGTGGAGGCGTGTCTCGATACGGGCTGTGAGACGCTCGTCACGTGGGGCGTACGCGATGGTGACTCGTGGGTCCCGGGATGGTTCTCGGGGCTCACCGACGACCCGCTCCTGTTCGATGGGTCCACCCCGAAGCCAGCCTATCACGCCATCATGGATGTACTCGCCGAAGGCTCGGACTGA
- a CDS encoding family 4 glycosyl hydrolase, with translation MTLASSTHGSVDGDDVHIAYIGGGSRQWAPALFQDLALSGIDGEVRLYDTTSESAERNVRFGNWVDDQENATADWSYGATETVEAALDGADFVVLSTQYDPAETFVHDLDIPQEYGIHGAVAATTGPGGLFRAMRTIPVYREFAAAIREHCPDAWVFNYTNPVHFITRALYDEYPDINAIGLCHEVLGTRERLARYATDHLGMDASREDISVNVKGINHFTWVDEARCRGVDLWPLIDDLAGREEARRTFTTEDLVDESVFTDNWQVTWELYRRFGVLPATGDRHLVEYANWFIQGGEATLNRWGVKRTGSDYRAKHWTPAESDQTTDVEAWMSGEREFTLEPSNETFMDVLGALLGEETYVTNVNLPNEGQIEDLPSDAVVETNAVIRRNEVRPIAAGGFPRPVRSLIRGHIDTQETVVEASRTGDLDAAFEGFLIDPQVRSLPPDDSRELFADLVGAQERYLEDWDLDGSTVLAESAAYPTE, from the coding sequence ATGACGCTAGCGAGCAGTACACACGGATCGGTCGACGGAGACGACGTTCACATCGCCTACATCGGGGGTGGGAGCCGCCAGTGGGCACCGGCGCTCTTCCAGGACCTCGCACTCTCGGGGATCGACGGCGAGGTCCGTCTCTACGATACCACCTCCGAAAGTGCCGAACGCAACGTCCGTTTCGGTAACTGGGTCGACGACCAAGAGAACGCGACCGCCGACTGGAGTTATGGGGCGACCGAGACCGTCGAAGCCGCACTCGACGGCGCGGATTTCGTGGTCCTCTCGACCCAGTACGACCCGGCCGAGACGTTCGTTCACGACCTCGACATCCCACAAGAGTACGGCATCCACGGTGCGGTCGCGGCGACCACCGGCCCCGGCGGACTCTTCCGGGCGATGCGGACGATACCCGTCTATCGCGAGTTCGCCGCTGCGATTCGTGAGCACTGTCCCGACGCGTGGGTGTTCAACTACACGAACCCCGTGCATTTCATCACCCGCGCGCTCTACGACGAGTACCCCGACATCAACGCGATCGGGCTGTGTCACGAGGTGCTCGGAACGCGCGAACGCCTCGCTCGGTACGCCACGGATCATCTCGGTATGGACGCCTCGCGTGAGGATATCTCGGTCAACGTGAAGGGGATCAACCACTTCACCTGGGTCGACGAGGCGAGGTGTCGGGGTGTCGACCTCTGGCCGTTGATCGACGACCTCGCCGGACGCGAGGAGGCTCGCCGGACGTTCACGACCGAGGACCTCGTCGACGAGAGCGTGTTCACCGACAACTGGCAGGTGACGTGGGAGCTCTACCGGCGTTTCGGCGTACTCCCGGCGACGGGCGACCGCCACCTCGTCGAGTACGCGAACTGGTTCATCCAGGGCGGCGAAGCGACGTTGAACCGGTGGGGCGTCAAACGTACCGGCAGCGACTACCGCGCCAAGCACTGGACGCCCGCCGAATCCGACCAGACCACCGACGTCGAGGCGTGGATGAGCGGCGAGCGCGAGTTCACCCTCGAACCCTCGAACGAGACGTTCATGGACGTCCTCGGCGCGCTCCTCGGCGAGGAAACCTACGTCACGAACGTCAACCTCCCGAACGAGGGCCAGATCGAGGACCTTCCCTCGGACGCAGTGGTGGAGACCAATGCCGTGATTCGGCGAAACGAGGTCAGACCCATCGCCGCCGGTGGCTTTCCCCGTCCGGTCCGGAGCCTCATCCGCGGCCACATCGACACCCAAGAGACCGTCGTCGAGGCCTCGCGTACAGGCGATCTCGATGCGGCGTTCGAGGGGTTCCTGATCGACCCGCAGGTCCGCAGCCTCCCACCCGACGACTCGCGGGAACTGTTCGCGGACCTCGTTGGAGCGCAAGAACGATACCTCGAAGACTGGGACCTCGACGGTTCGACCGTGCTCGCCGAGTCGGCGGCGTATCCGACCGAGTAG
- a CDS encoding mannonate dehydratase, which translates to MPVDEDSDPIPISSDTRMRVGLGQFMEPTEERLRFIKQLGVNDVLLNLYQYSSNYEHMPDGERMPLSRTGEWSVDDLTTLRERVENAGLRLNAIENVPVSFYGDVMMGGPERDDQLRRLKDRVRNMGAADIPHFGYHWAPAGVWRTGNDTVRGGASVSAFDAEAADESLTHGREYTESEMWENYEYFLREMIPVAEEAGVKLCLHPSDPPMERLGGVPQIARNFENFKRAMDLVPSDNHGLDLCLGCWSEMGADLPAVIRYFGERDELFYVHFRDVEGTIPTFKETFVDEGNYDAYEVLKLLDEVGFDGMMIPDHTPHVEGDSDWEHRGRSFTVGYLRGMLKAMRSERTERELRA; encoded by the coding sequence ATGCCGGTCGACGAAGACAGTGACCCGATACCGATATCCTCCGATACGCGAATGCGAGTCGGACTTGGCCAGTTCATGGAACCAACCGAGGAACGACTGCGATTCATCAAGCAGCTCGGGGTTAACGACGTTCTGTTGAACCTGTATCAGTACAGTTCGAATTACGAACACATGCCCGACGGCGAACGAATGCCCCTCTCACGTACTGGCGAGTGGTCGGTCGATGACCTGACGACGCTCCGCGAGCGGGTCGAGAACGCGGGTCTGCGGTTGAACGCCATCGAAAACGTCCCCGTCTCCTTCTACGGCGACGTGATGATGGGAGGACCCGAACGCGATGACCAGCTACGACGGCTCAAAGACCGGGTCCGGAACATGGGTGCAGCCGACATCCCGCATTTCGGTTACCACTGGGCACCTGCCGGCGTCTGGCGAACCGGAAACGACACCGTCCGCGGCGGCGCGTCGGTGTCGGCGTTCGACGCCGAAGCGGCCGATGAAAGCCTCACCCACGGGCGCGAGTACACGGAGTCGGAGATGTGGGAGAACTACGAGTACTTCCTGCGCGAGATGATCCCCGTCGCCGAGGAAGCGGGCGTGAAGCTGTGTCTTCACCCGAGCGACCCGCCGATGGAGCGATTGGGCGGTGTTCCACAGATCGCCCGAAACTTCGAGAACTTCAAGCGCGCGATGGACCTGGTCCCCAGCGACAACCACGGCCTCGACCTCTGTCTCGGCTGCTGGTCCGAGATGGGGGCGGACCTTCCGGCGGTGATACGGTATTTCGGTGAACGTGACGAGCTGTTCTACGTCCACTTCCGAGACGTCGAAGGAACGATTCCGACGTTCAAGGAGACCTTCGTCGACGAGGGCAACTACGACGCCTACGAGGTGTTGAAGCTGCTCGACGAGGTCGGCTTCGACGGAATGATGATCCCGGACCACACCCCCCATGTGGAGGGCGATTCCGACTGGGAACACCGAGGACGGTCGTTCACGGTGGGCTATCTCCGAGGGATGTTGAAGGCGATGCGTTCCGAACGAACGGAGCGCGAACTCCGAGCGTGA
- a CDS encoding LLM class flavin-dependent oxidoreductase has product MNSLSSTDMSFGCQVVSYGDVGATVDQAVRAESAGFDTITVPDHLFHPTGSTEFLVDPPWEAFTVLGAIGQRTDEATLLPGVTDSVRRHPTELAHAITTLDRMTDGRAGLGIGAGEAFNFAPIADLDWENPYRRFREAVAVIDGLWESTPEEPLSFAGEYFDLDDAHMGLKPASEPRPPLWIGGYGPSMRGLTGAVADGWFPWIYSPDEYEADLQRVLEVAEDRGRDPESIDRAVMVPTTVTENADEARRTAIERNRTTLALRPPLLAAMGYEDVAENTPLMREMAFTDEQEERLLAAADRIPEEAVDAISVSGDPERAIERIEAFQDAGVDNLVVIPVGDFEETMTHYEEEIIPYFADR; this is encoded by the coding sequence ATGAACTCACTCTCATCGACGGACATGAGCTTCGGTTGCCAGGTCGTCAGCTACGGCGACGTGGGCGCGACCGTCGACCAGGCGGTGCGCGCCGAGTCGGCGGGGTTCGACACCATCACGGTGCCCGACCACCTCTTCCATCCGACGGGGTCGACGGAGTTCCTCGTCGACCCGCCGTGGGAGGCGTTCACCGTTCTCGGCGCGATCGGCCAGCGCACCGACGAGGCCACGCTGCTCCCCGGGGTCACCGACTCGGTGCGTCGCCACCCGACCGAGCTCGCACACGCCATCACGACGCTCGACCGGATGACCGACGGGCGCGCAGGGCTCGGTATCGGTGCCGGGGAGGCCTTCAACTTCGCGCCGATCGCGGATCTCGACTGGGAGAACCCCTACCGAAGATTCCGGGAGGCCGTCGCGGTGATCGACGGTCTCTGGGAGTCCACGCCCGAGGAACCCCTCTCGTTCGCGGGCGAGTACTTCGACCTCGACGATGCCCACATGGGACTGAAACCGGCGAGCGAGCCGCGTCCGCCCCTGTGGATCGGCGGATACGGGCCGAGCATGCGCGGCCTCACGGGTGCGGTCGCCGACGGCTGGTTCCCGTGGATCTACTCGCCCGACGAGTACGAGGCCGACCTCCAGCGGGTTCTGGAGGTGGCCGAGGACCGAGGTCGGGACCCCGAGTCGATCGACCGTGCGGTGATGGTTCCGACCACCGTTACCGAGAACGCCGACGAGGCCCGCCGGACCGCCATCGAGCGCAACCGGACCACCCTCGCGCTCCGGCCGCCGCTGCTCGCCGCCATGGGCTACGAGGACGTCGCCGAGAACACGCCGCTCATGCGGGAGATGGCGTTCACCGACGAGCAGGAGGAGCGACTGCTCGCGGCCGCCGACCGGATCCCCGAGGAGGCCGTCGACGCGATCAGCGTCTCGGGCGACCCCGAACGCGCGATCGAGCGCATCGAGGCGTTTCAGGACGCAGGGGTCGACAACCTCGTCGTGATCCCGGTCGGAGACTTTGAGGAAACGATGACCCACTACGAGGAGGAGATCATCCCGTACTTCGCCGACCGGTAG
- a CDS encoding Gfo/Idh/MocA family protein yields MTVRIIQVGTGNQGEAWCRDFLPPNVADDTVEVVAAVDPDDDALGRGRELLGLPAERCYASVADAVDERDADALALVVPPGVREPLVDLAIERDLDLLCEKPLADTMAAAARITRRTAAAGLKVGVTMTQRYRRDVTTLRRRVRAADAGSVDNCYCRYAINARSYGTWKPERLYDVERHPMLVEGSIHHLDLLADLVDERVRTVFCNAWNPPHSDFAGDPNVVVHLVTESGTSVSYEGLNTLAETFNGWGAEHIRVDCSDTTFALDGGEIRRFDYDPREERFTGNTRFEAGDHVDLDDRGKWGNAWLVEQFADWCAGGEPMATDARDNLRAMALVFAAVESAETGETVAVDTLLADVERDAGDE; encoded by the coding sequence GTGACGGTTCGCATCATCCAGGTCGGCACCGGGAATCAGGGCGAGGCGTGGTGTCGGGACTTCCTGCCGCCGAACGTGGCCGACGACACGGTCGAAGTCGTGGCCGCGGTCGACCCCGACGACGACGCGCTCGGACGCGGGCGAGAACTGCTCGGATTGCCGGCCGAGCGCTGTTACGCCTCGGTAGCCGACGCCGTCGACGAGCGCGACGCCGACGCACTGGCGCTGGTCGTCCCACCGGGCGTCCGAGAGCCGCTCGTCGACCTCGCAATCGAGCGCGACCTTGACCTCCTCTGTGAGAAGCCGCTGGCCGACACGATGGCGGCGGCCGCACGCATCACCCGAAGGACGGCAGCCGCGGGCCTGAAGGTGGGCGTCACCATGACACAGCGCTACCGGCGGGACGTGACGACGCTCCGTCGACGGGTTCGGGCGGCCGACGCCGGATCCGTCGACAACTGCTACTGTCGGTACGCGATCAACGCCCGCTCGTACGGCACGTGGAAGCCCGAACGCCTCTACGACGTGGAGCGCCACCCGATGCTCGTCGAAGGGTCGATACACCACCTCGACCTGCTGGCCGACCTCGTCGACGAGCGCGTCCGGACGGTCTTCTGTAACGCGTGGAACCCACCTCACTCCGATTTCGCGGGCGATCCGAACGTCGTCGTCCACCTCGTCACCGAGAGCGGCACCAGCGTCAGCTACGAGGGGTTGAATACCCTCGCCGAGACGTTCAACGGATGGGGGGCCGAACACATCCGGGTCGACTGTAGCGATACGACGTTCGCACTCGACGGCGGCGAGATACGGCGCTTCGATTACGATCCCCGGGAGGAACGCTTCACCGGGAACACCCGTTTCGAGGCGGGCGACCACGTCGACCTCGACGACCGCGGGAAGTGGGGGAACGCGTGGCTGGTCGAGCAGTTCGCCGACTGGTGTGCGGGCGGCGAACCGATGGCGACCGACGCTCGCGACAACCTCCGAGCGATGGCCCTCGTCTTCGCCGCCGTCGAGAGCGCGGAAACGGGCGAGACGGTTGCTGTCGACACCCTGTTGGCCGACGTCGAACGCGACGCCGGCGACGAGTGA